One window from the genome of Deltaproteobacteria bacterium encodes:
- a CDS encoding KpsF/GutQ family sugar-phosphate isomerase has product MKNDRIERAGKVLAVEAAAIEGLRGKLDERFGKAVDLLMAARGKVVVSGMGKSGLIARKIAATLASTGTPAFFLHPAEGIHGDIGMVRRGDVVIALSNSGETEELVRLMPVFQRMGLPVIALTGDAGSTLGRYADVTLDVGVREEACPLGLAPTASTTAALAMGDALAVVLFEEKGFSEEDFARLHPGGALGRRLQTISDLMHTGDEIPLVSPDTPLKDALFTISAKRLGVTGVVDGDGRLVGIITDGDVRRATSAGVDLFNTTAGSVMTPSPKGIASTELAAAALRRMEEFSITSLFVFDPRDPDRPVGIVHVHDLLKAGVG; this is encoded by the coding sequence ATGAAAAATGACCGCATCGAGCGCGCAGGCAAGGTCCTCGCCGTGGAGGCCGCGGCGATCGAGGGGCTTCGGGGAAAGCTCGACGAGCGATTCGGGAAGGCGGTGGACCTACTGATGGCGGCCCGGGGAAAGGTCGTCGTCTCCGGGATGGGGAAGTCCGGGCTGATCGCCCGGAAGATCGCCGCGACCCTCGCCTCCACCGGGACCCCGGCATTCTTCCTCCACCCCGCGGAGGGGATCCACGGCGACATCGGGATGGTGCGGCGCGGGGACGTGGTGATCGCCCTCTCCAACTCCGGAGAGACCGAGGAGCTCGTCCGCCTGATGCCCGTTTTCCAGCGAATGGGACTGCCGGTGATCGCCCTCACGGGGGACGCGGGCTCCACGCTCGGCCGGTACGCGGACGTGACCCTCGACGTGGGGGTGCGGGAGGAGGCGTGCCCTCTCGGGCTGGCGCCCACCGCCTCGACGACGGCGGCGCTGGCGATGGGGGACGCGCTGGCGGTCGTCCTCTTCGAGGAGAAGGGGTTCTCCGAGGAAGACTTCGCGAGGCTTCACCCGGGCGGCGCGCTGGGCCGGCGCCTGCAGACGATTTCGGACCTGATGCACACGGGGGACGAGATCCCGCTGGTCTCCCCGGACACGCCGCTGAAAGACGCCCTGTTCACGATCAGCGCCAAGCGGCTGGGGGTGACCGGCGTTGTCGACGGCGACGGGCGACTCGTGGGGATCATCACCGACGGCGACGTCCGGCGGGCGACCTCGGCGGGCGTGGATCTTTTCAACACGACCGCGGGCTCCGTCATGACTCCTTCGCCGAAGGGGATCGCGTCGACCGAACTTGCGGCCGCCGCGCTGCGGAGGATGGAGGAGTTTTCCATCACCAGCCTGTTCGTCTTCGATCCCCGCGACCCCGATCGCCCGGTGGGGATCGTCCACGTTCACGATCTCCTCAAGGCGGGCGTCGGATGA
- the lptA gene encoding lipopolysaccharide transport periplasmic protein LptA: MRIPRIFAVLSLVAVLAGGAGAQERAGESARELGGRPIDVTADRLSADSARNTVTFEGNVVARQGDVTLHADRIQADYSREAGAIDRIEAEGNVRFVQEGREARSARATFHNFEQRIVLSGGATLRQGQNTVQGETVTIFLRENRSVVTGGKDGGRVKAVINPKGIRETSPK, translated from the coding sequence ATGCGGATCCCCCGGATCTTCGCGGTCCTTTCGCTCGTCGCGGTCCTCGCCGGCGGCGCCGGGGCGCAGGAGCGCGCGGGCGAGTCCGCGCGGGAGCTGGGCGGCCGCCCGATCGACGTCACCGCCGACCGCCTCAGCGCCGACAGTGCGCGCAACACCGTAACCTTCGAGGGGAACGTGGTGGCGCGGCAGGGCGACGTCACGCTCCATGCCGACCGTATCCAGGCCGACTACTCCCGCGAGGCGGGGGCGATCGACCGGATCGAGGCGGAAGGCAACGTCCGGTTCGTCCAGGAGGGCCGGGAGGCGCGTTCCGCGCGGGCAACCTTCCACAACTTCGAGCAGCGGATCGTCCTCTCCGGGGGCGCGACGCTCCGGCAGGGGCAGAACACCGTCCAGGGAGAGACGGTCACCATCTTCCTGCGGGAGAACCGGTCCGTGGTGACGGGCGGCAAGGACGGCGGCCGCGTCAAGGCGGTGATCAACCCCAAGGGGATCCGGGAGACGTCACCGAAGTGA
- a CDS encoding phenylphosphate carboxylase subunit delta, giving the protein MSGPVVRQGAAAGAARVRLFLTDVDGVLTDGGILYDDAGVETKRFHVRDGHGIKMLQRAGVAVGIITGRTSGVVTIRARELGIDIVRQGAHDKVAVWREILDGTGILPAETAYAGDDIVDLPLLRAVGFSAAPSDAEPYVLDAVHFVASRRGGCGAVREIVEFLLRSRGSWDAVTSSYFPGGAGG; this is encoded by the coding sequence ATGAGCGGCCCGGTGGTTCGGCAGGGAGCCGCGGCGGGGGCGGCGCGGGTCCGCCTGTTCCTCACCGACGTCGACGGGGTGCTGACGGACGGAGGGATCCTCTACGACGACGCCGGGGTCGAGACGAAGCGGTTCCACGTGCGGGACGGCCACGGGATCAAGATGCTGCAGCGCGCGGGGGTGGCGGTCGGGATCATCACGGGGCGCACCTCCGGAGTGGTCACGATCCGGGCGCGGGAACTGGGGATCGACATCGTGCGGCAGGGCGCGCACGACAAGGTGGCGGTGTGGCGGGAGATTCTCGACGGGACCGGCATCCTTCCGGCGGAGACCGCCTACGCGGGGGACGACATCGTGGATCTCCCGCTGCTTCGCGCCGTCGGGTTTTCGGCGGCGCCCTCCGACGCGGAACCGTACGTTCTCGACGCGGTGCACTTCGTCGCGTCGCGACGTGGCGGGTGCGGAGCGGTGCGGGAGATCGTCGAGTTCCTCCTCCGTTCGCGCGGGTCGTGGGACGCCGTGACCTCGAGCTACTTTCCGGGGGGAGCAGGGGGATGA